GCCATCCATCAGCAGCTAGGGCAGCGGCAGGAGCGCCTCAGCAGCCACCGCACCGGCCTGGAGCGCCACGCCGCAATGGCCGCCGAGCTCGAAAAGCAGCAGCAGGAAGCCCGCCGCTGGCGCGGCCTGGCCGAAGTCATCGGCTCGGCCGACGGCAAGAAGTTCAGCGAGTTTGCTCAAGGCCTCACCCTGGCCCGCTTGGTGGACCTGGCCAACCGCCACCTCACCCGCCTCACCGACCGCTACCACATCCTGCGCAACCCCGAGGAGCACCTCGACCTGCTGATTCTGGACGAGTACCAAGCCGGCAGCACCCGTTCCATGAACTCGCTTTCGGGCGGTGAAAGCTTCTTGGTGAGCCTGGCCCTGGCCCTTGGTCTGAGTGAGCTGGCCGGCCGCAAGACGCAGATTGACACGCTGTTCATCGACGAAGGCTTCGGCACCCTGGACCCCGATGCGCTAGACGTGGCCCTCACGGCCCTGGAGATGCTGCAAGGCACGGGGAAAACCATCGGCATCATCTCCCACGTCGAGGCCCTGAAGGAACGGGTGAGCACCCAAATCAACGTGCGCAAGGGCGCGGGTGGCATCAGCTCAATTCGAGTAGTTGGGCTATAGGGATTCTCGTATAAATCTTTAGCCCTTACGTCTGTCATGCAGAGCGCAGCGAAGCATCTTATCACGCCACAACGACTCGTTTAGCGGCGATAAGATGCTTCGCTGCGCTCTGCATGACAGGCGCTTAAAATGATTAGTCACGAGGTAGAGATGCTTCGGCTGCGCTCAGCATGACAGTTCTTTTTGCGTCTTTTTGGGCAACTGCATAGCTTCTCAGCGGCGGGCGCGGCGGTTGGCGATGCGCTCTACGCGCTGCTTTCGAATCCAGCGCAGGTAGGTTTGCAGCTCCTCGGCGGCGCGCAACAGCTCAACCGAAGAGTAGCGCTGGGCAAGGTCGCGGTTGCTTAGGAAGCGGTGCACGCTGCTGTGGCAGGGTTGGCATAGCTCAACGGTGGGGCCGTATTTGCCGCCTTCTTCGCGCGGTACCAAGTGGTGCCGGGAAGTGGCTTGTACCTCCCGCTCGCACAGGCCGCACTGCGGGCCAACGGTAACCGGTGAATCGAGGGGCGGCCATGCCGAGGGCCGGGTGCGCTGCCTTGCCATAAGCTGCAAAAGGGCGAGTTAGAAAGAGGGTTATTTATTGAGCTAACACCGTTCAACTTTCACAAGTTGCTGATATGCTTACTATGCGCTACCTTGGCCTGGGTTGAGCTTACTTGCATAGCTTAATTTACTCTTTGTTTCATATAACTTTCACTATTTCCCCACATGATAACAACCGTACCCTTCGTTACCTCAACCAAGCAGCCGTCGCTGGCCGGCCGGGTAGCCGGCGTGCTCACGGCCCTCTTGTTGCTGGGAGCCGCGCCC
This region of Hymenobacter sedentarius genomic DNA includes:
- a CDS encoding restriction endonuclease, giving the protein MARQRTRPSAWPPLDSPVTVGPQCGLCEREVQATSRHHLVPREEGGKYGPTVELCQPCHSSVHRFLSNRDLAQRYSSVELLRAAEELQTYLRWIRKQRVERIANRRARR